From a region of the Candidatus Zixiibacteriota bacterium genome:
- a CDS encoding DASS family sodium-coupled anion symporter — translation MGKKIDIDSDGAIVLRIRWKPTLKVLVVLIAATLSGFLPLPGLTDASRICLMIFIGAAGLWVTEAIPPFATAIMVIVLSVFLLGRPDGPMQNAADYRIFINPIASPVLALFFGGFVLALAASKHGFDVRLARAFIKPFGTRPHMVLLGVISITALFSMFMSNTATTAMMIAILAPVFHNFEGRDPFKVALVLSVPFAANIGGMGTIIGTPPNAVAASVLAGLGHPITFFTWMMFAVPIVIVLLLILWFLLITVLKPRNDHLELLFPEDLELTWDFVVVVITFTTTVTLWLTEPLHGIPSAVVALLPVMIFTMFGIINREDLRKIEWHILILVAGGLTLGVAMSATGLSTILVHLLAFESLSPVMLLVAITLVGLVISNFMSNTAAANLLIPITTSLTVISPALGGIAAALACSLAMSLPISTPPNAIAFATQEVDTATMAKYGTVVSLFGAVVVITALMLLQNWL, via the coding sequence ATGGGTAAGAAAATCGATATTGATTCAGACGGAGCAATAGTTCTTCGTATTCGCTGGAAGCCAACTCTCAAGGTGTTGGTGGTGTTGATTGCGGCAACCCTGTCGGGATTTCTCCCTTTGCCGGGATTGACCGATGCCTCTCGAATTTGCCTGATGATTTTTATCGGAGCAGCCGGGCTTTGGGTTACCGAAGCGATTCCTCCTTTTGCCACGGCCATTATGGTGATTGTTCTTTCGGTCTTCCTTCTCGGTCGACCCGATGGTCCGATGCAAAATGCAGCCGACTATCGTATTTTCATCAATCCGATCGCCAGCCCGGTGCTGGCTCTTTTCTTCGGGGGATTCGTGTTGGCGCTGGCGGCCTCCAAGCACGGCTTTGACGTCCGCCTTGCCAGAGCGTTCATCAAACCGTTCGGTACAAGACCTCACATGGTGTTGCTGGGCGTAATATCGATCACGGCTCTGTTTTCCATGTTCATGTCCAATACGGCCACAACGGCCATGATGATCGCTATTCTCGCTCCGGTGTTCCATAATTTCGAGGGGCGCGACCCGTTCAAGGTAGCGCTGGTTTTATCCGTCCCCTTTGCGGCCAATATCGGCGGCATGGGTACGATCATCGGCACTCCGCCAAACGCCGTAGCGGCATCGGTTCTGGCCGGACTAGGCCACCCGATTACCTTCTTCACCTGGATGATGTTCGCCGTCCCGATCGTGATCGTGCTCCTGCTGATCCTCTGGTTCCTTTTGATTACGGTCCTGAAACCTCGTAATGACCATCTCGAACTGCTTTTTCCCGAAGACCTGGAATTGACCTGGGATTTCGTAGTGGTCGTTATCACTTTCACCACGACCGTCACTCTCTGGTTGACGGAACCGTTGCATGGTATCCCATCGGCGGTGGTGGCTTTGTTGCCGGTGATGATTTTCACCATGTTCGGCATTATCAATCGTGAGGACCTGCGTAAAATCGAATGGCATATTCTCATCCTGGTGGCCGGCGGTCTGACGTTGGGCGTCGCCATGAGCGCCACCGGGCTTTCTACCATACTCGTACATCTGTTGGCTTTTGAATCACTGTCACCGGTCATGTTGCTCGTGGCTATCACCCTGGTCGGATTGGTGATATCGAACTTCATGTCCAACACCGCGGCCGCCAACCTGCTGATCCCGATAACCACTTCCCTTACCGTGATATCTCCGGCTTTAGGCGGTATCGCAGCAGCGCTGGCCTGTTCGCTGGCAATGTCCTTGCCGATATCCACGCCTCCCAACGCGATTGCTTTCGCCACGCAGGAAGTGGATACTGCCACGATGGCTAAATATGGAACGGTAGTGTCGCTATTTGGCGCAGTGGTGGTGATTACGGCCCTGATGCTCTTGCAGAACTGGCTGTAA
- a CDS encoding aromatic aminobenezylarsenical efflux permease ArsG family transporter: MTGLLSLTSALWLGILMSISPCPLATNIAAISFVVRRVNNLAAVLLSGLLYTIGRAITYTVVASLIVNSILSIPEAANFLQKYMNEIMGPLLILVGMFLVGLIRLPGGSGMATDKLQRRVESWGVWGAGLLGVVFAMTFCPLSAVLFFGSLIPMAIEANSTILLPVAFGIGSGLPVLLFAMVIALSAKALGGLYVRIGLIEQWSRFITGGIIIMIGIYLCLRYIFRII; the protein is encoded by the coding sequence ATGACCGGTTTATTGTCGCTAACAAGCGCCCTCTGGCTGGGTATTTTGATGTCGATAAGCCCATGCCCATTGGCTACCAACATAGCTGCAATCTCATTCGTTGTACGGAGGGTAAACAATCTGGCTGCAGTTTTATTGAGCGGCCTCCTGTACACCATAGGCAGAGCGATCACTTATACTGTAGTGGCTTCCCTTATAGTCAACTCCATTCTCTCCATTCCGGAAGCAGCTAACTTCCTCCAGAAATACATGAATGAGATTATGGGGCCGTTATTAATTCTGGTTGGTATGTTCCTGGTCGGACTGATTCGCCTTCCGGGAGGATCAGGAATGGCTACTGACAAACTTCAGCGACGAGTCGAATCCTGGGGTGTCTGGGGCGCTGGGCTGTTGGGGGTGGTCTTTGCCATGACTTTTTGTCCCCTTTCAGCGGTACTTTTCTTCGGAAGTCTCATCCCGATGGCGATAGAGGCCAATTCTACGATTCTGTTGCCGGTAGCGTTCGGAATCGGATCAGGGCTGCCGGTACTGCTTTTCGCGATGGTTATTGCCCTATCGGCCAAAGCTCTAGGGGGATTGTATGTCAGAATAGGTCTGATAGAGCAGTGGTCGCGCTTTATTACCGGGGGCATTATTATTATGATTGGTATATATCTCTGCTTGAGATATATCTTCAGAATTATCTGA
- a CDS encoding nitrophenyl compound nitroreductase subunit ArsF family protein translates to MSPLRLITSLLFLFVAVSIGYLIGHRDPAAESSTTVESTPPRTGYSIYYFHGNNRCNTCLKLESLSQEAIAGGFMDELADHQLAWGVINFEESVNKHFAKEFDLYSPALIIMENKPVDQRRWHNLAGIWDYTDDKEAYLKYVRSEVGEFINGNR, encoded by the coding sequence ATGTCACCGCTCAGACTCATTACATCACTTTTGTTTTTATTTGTGGCAGTTAGCATCGGTTATCTAATCGGGCATCGTGATCCAGCCGCAGAATCAAGCACCACAGTTGAATCTACTCCACCCAGAACTGGTTATAGTATTTATTATTTCCACGGCAACAATCGCTGCAATACATGTTTGAAGCTCGAGTCCCTTTCTCAGGAGGCAATTGCCGGCGGTTTCATGGACGAGCTTGCCGACCACCAACTTGCCTGGGGAGTAATCAACTTCGAAGAATCCGTCAATAAACATTTCGCCAAAGAGTTCGACCTCTATTCCCCGGCCTTGATCATTATGGAAAACAAACCCGTCGATCAGCGGCGTTGGCACAATCTGGCCGGCATCTGGGATTACACCGACGACAAAGAAGCCTATCTCAAGTATGTCCGGTCGGAAGTCGGTGAATTCATAAACGGCAATCGATGA
- a CDS encoding thioredoxin family protein, with protein MKKILVLGTGCPKCEKLLEHTNQAVEQAGLSCDIEKVTDIQRIVSFGVMMTPALVIDNKVVVSGRVPDVTEIMKMLQA; from the coding sequence ATGAAGAAGATCCTGGTTTTAGGGACCGGGTGCCCCAAATGCGAGAAGCTGCTCGAACATACCAACCAGGCGGTAGAGCAAGCCGGTCTTTCCTGCGATATCGAGAAAGTTACCGACATTCAACGCATCGTTTCATTCGGTGTGATGATGACACCGGCTCTGGTGATCGACAACAAGGTCGTAGTCAGCGGGCGGGTCCCGGATGTAACTGAGATTATGAAAATGCTCCAAGCCTGA
- a CDS encoding permease: MNKEHRSMFLLVGLFLVAYFLPLGSGPQSNAVIGALALVKWYAREHVVLCLVPALFIAGAIAVFVKQGSVLRYLGPGANQFAAYSVAAISGGVLAVCSCTVLPLFAGIYQVGAGIGPATTFLYSGPAVNILAIVLTARVLGPELGLARTIAAVGFSVVIGLIMYLVFRRSEQVRTAAMALGDEAKSEHPFHHHAVLFILLVAVLVFANWGQADDSAGFMAKVFFYKWWITGFAAMVLAVVLGRWYRLSWRWLGLSALIVVILAVLFPDHPILSFGIGSLSLAVILNNSQGEMRDWFDQTWGFAKQILPLLFGGVLVAGLLLGSPGNSGFIPTTWIASLTGGNSIWANLGASVAGAMMYFATLTEVPILEGLISNGMGPGPALALLLAGPAVSLPNLLVIRSIMGTKRTIVYLLLVVGGATVSGILYGFLQAG, encoded by the coding sequence ATGAATAAAGAGCACCGCTCCATGTTTCTACTTGTCGGTCTATTTCTCGTTGCCTATTTCCTGCCACTGGGATCAGGTCCGCAAAGTAATGCTGTTATCGGTGCTCTGGCTCTGGTCAAATGGTATGCCCGCGAACATGTTGTTCTCTGCCTGGTTCCGGCGTTGTTCATTGCCGGAGCGATAGCAGTATTCGTTAAACAAGGCTCCGTACTGCGATATCTCGGGCCCGGAGCCAACCAGTTTGCAGCTTATTCAGTAGCCGCGATCTCAGGTGGTGTGCTGGCAGTTTGTTCCTGTACCGTACTGCCGTTGTTTGCCGGAATCTACCAGGTTGGCGCCGGCATTGGTCCGGCCACCACTTTCCTCTACTCCGGACCGGCTGTTAATATCCTGGCGATTGTCCTGACGGCCCGGGTACTCGGCCCGGAACTGGGACTGGCCAGAACGATAGCGGCAGTGGGGTTCAGTGTAGTCATTGGCCTCATCATGTATCTCGTTTTTCGGCGTTCCGAACAGGTTCGGACGGCAGCCATGGCGCTCGGCGATGAAGCCAAATCGGAACATCCCTTCCATCATCATGCCGTGCTTTTCATTCTGCTCGTAGCCGTTCTTGTTTTTGCCAATTGGGGTCAGGCAGATGATTCGGCCGGTTTCATGGCTAAGGTGTTTTTTTATAAATGGTGGATAACCGGATTCGCAGCCATGGTACTGGCAGTGGTGCTTGGACGTTGGTATCGGCTGTCCTGGAGGTGGCTTGGGCTCAGCGCGTTAATTGTCGTGATTCTGGCCGTTCTATTTCCAGATCATCCAATTCTCTCTTTCGGAATCGGTTCTCTCTCGCTTGCGGTTATCTTGAATAATTCACAAGGAGAAATGCGTGACTGGTTCGACCAAACGTGGGGATTTGCCAAACAGATATTGCCACTCCTGTTCGGTGGTGTTCTTGTTGCCGGACTCCTTCTGGGAAGCCCCGGAAACTCCGGATTCATACCAACCACCTGGATTGCCTCATTGACCGGCGGCAATTCGATATGGGCCAATCTGGGGGCATCGGTAGCCGGCGCCATGATGTATTTCGCAACATTGACCGAAGTCCCGATTCTCGAAGGCCTCATCTCCAATGGTATGGGACCGGGACCGGCTCTGGCTTTATTGTTGGCCGGCCCGGCCGTTTCTCTTCCTAATCTGCTAGTTATCAGGAGTATCATGGGGACGAAACGAACTATCGTCTACCTTCTTCTGGTGGTTGGCGGTGCAACCGTGAGCGGGATACTTTATGGTTTTTTACAAGCAGGATGA
- a CDS encoding metalloregulator ArsR/SmtB family transcription factor — protein sequence MDDKTKQQYEARAQVIKALAHPARLYIVDRLSEHDFPVAELTAMVDLDMSTVSKHLTVLKNAGIVSSQKNGTQVFYHLEMPCVLQFFSCSEKVLRGAADHYRHILK from the coding sequence ATGGACGATAAAACAAAACAGCAATATGAAGCCCGCGCACAAGTCATCAAGGCACTGGCCCACCCGGCCCGCCTCTATATCGTTGACCGCCTCTCAGAGCATGATTTCCCGGTAGCAGAATTAACCGCGATGGTTGATCTCGATATGTCCACCGTCTCGAAACATCTGACCGTGCTAAAAAACGCCGGAATTGTTTCCTCGCAAAAAAACGGGACGCAGGTGTTTTATCATCTGGAGATGCCCTGTGTCCTGCAATTTTTCAGTTGCTCCGAGAAAGTACTCCGTGGCGCCGCGGATCATTACAGGCATATTCTCAAATAG
- a CDS encoding D-glucuronyl C5-epimerase family protein translates to MLIAHRIIAIQRITLLSVLAVVVVSCQGPMEISDLDLANRNDQGFFVLPFEQLPYQTSNLEASLTYSEPLDADSVELFDYMGGTYYHTVSLCNKSYVYIGTYLSTRDERAIFRARKYVDKLLDRCIDDRGALWSPMDFDFAVHGDSSLLLRAPWYSGMAQGELLSVCSRLFVITEDSVYLRAARKLFRSLTLTRDGDRNWVTWIDPDGYYWIEEYPHPSRPGHTLNGFIAALFGVYDYILVSNDPLACEVWEASLTTLKHYFNEFRQPGGRSLYCLGHRHMASVGYHRFHIEQLRTLFRMTNDSLFVEAADVLEKDFGVTN, encoded by the coding sequence ATGCTCATAGCTCATCGGATAATTGCGATCCAACGGATTACTCTTCTGTCGGTCTTGGCGGTTGTTGTCGTTTCCTGCCAGGGACCGATGGAAATTTCTGACCTTGATTTGGCCAACAGGAACGATCAGGGTTTTTTTGTTCTGCCTTTTGAACAGCTGCCATACCAAACATCCAACCTGGAAGCGTCGCTTACATACAGCGAGCCATTGGATGCCGACAGTGTGGAGCTTTTCGACTATATGGGTGGAACGTACTACCATACTGTCTCTCTGTGCAACAAATCCTATGTGTATATAGGTACCTACTTATCCACGAGGGACGAGCGTGCCATCTTCAGAGCCCGTAAGTACGTCGACAAGCTCCTTGATCGATGCATTGATGATCGGGGAGCATTGTGGTCGCCGATGGACTTTGACTTCGCTGTTCATGGTGACTCGAGCCTCCTTCTAAGGGCTCCCTGGTATTCAGGTATGGCCCAGGGAGAACTGCTGTCGGTTTGCAGCCGTTTGTTCGTTATCACTGAAGACAGCGTTTATTTGAGAGCTGCCCGGAAACTTTTTCGTTCTCTTACTCTTACTAGAGATGGTGATCGAAACTGGGTGACTTGGATCGATCCGGACGGCTATTATTGGATCGAGGAATATCCGCACCCGAGTCGACCAGGACATACTCTGAACGGTTTTATTGCAGCTTTGTTTGGTGTTTACGACTATATCCTGGTTTCCAACGACCCGTTGGCGTGTGAGGTTTGGGAAGCTTCGTTGACAACGCTCAAACACTACTTCAACGAGTTCCGCCAACCGGGGGGGAGGAGCCTCTATTGTCTGGGACACCGACACATGGCCTCAGTCGGCTATCACCGGTTTCACATCGAACAACTTCGGACTCTCTTTCGAATGACCAACGATTCACTCTTTGTCGAAGCAGCCGACGTGCTGGAGAAGGACTTCGGGGTGACCAACTGA
- a CDS encoding glycosyltransferase family 39 protein, giving the protein MSPLIMRIGTISIGWDELNSDSFSGWLLNATTAFAVFFIVQFLMIAVLRISYPFDLEWMEGGMVDHILRVIDGRQLYVPPSLEFIPYIYPPLYYWVSAPFTWLFGPTATGARLVSLLATCGTMIVIATQVRSFTKSRRWAVVGAGIYAACFELGGGWYDLARVDSLYVFLLLLAVHLLMRQSSTKGAVAAGLVAALCFLTKQTAAVTLAPVFLVAFAFDHRRIPLAALTAILVGGGIMLEINQTSAGWLRFYLFDLPATHDLHYRLASRLFSDQLIPELPLGFVAIVTLIAAATMAPRMKSRLLWGAFAIGVIGSCSMSYTHLGSYLNVLIPIYAVAAVAIPVCSARAMSFAGSQPSRALSKMSLLIPLLVVGQLTMLLYPPGRHLPSKADAEAGRQLLNKIAKVEGDVIVPHFANLTARAGKSHWLHQMALNDINKSQYTSLAAMLERDIRQCITERRFSGIAIGRYHDGWIDKAFYREGGRLFGDTGVFWPREGFHLRPEFLFIPDDHTSTTSDQVSQLVTPKSFSSTSAASTKSESLVIRKRVRSCSM; this is encoded by the coding sequence ATGTCACCATTGATTATGCGTATAGGGACCATTAGCATCGGTTGGGACGAACTGAACAGTGACTCGTTCAGCGGTTGGTTGCTCAACGCAACGACCGCTTTTGCGGTTTTCTTCATTGTTCAGTTCCTTATGATAGCCGTCCTAAGAATCAGCTATCCGTTCGATCTGGAATGGATGGAAGGAGGCATGGTTGATCACATACTCCGAGTTATCGACGGTAGGCAGTTGTATGTTCCCCCGTCCCTAGAGTTCATTCCTTACATTTATCCCCCTCTCTATTACTGGGTCTCGGCGCCGTTCACCTGGCTGTTCGGTCCGACCGCAACGGGCGCCCGGCTGGTCTCGCTGCTGGCAACCTGTGGGACGATGATTGTAATCGCTACTCAGGTAAGATCCTTCACCAAATCTCGGCGTTGGGCTGTCGTTGGCGCCGGCATATATGCCGCCTGCTTCGAACTTGGCGGCGGATGGTACGATCTGGCCCGGGTGGACTCTCTCTACGTATTTCTTCTGCTCCTGGCGGTACACCTCCTGATGCGCCAAAGTTCAACCAAGGGCGCCGTCGCGGCGGGCCTGGTCGCGGCGCTTTGCTTCTTGACCAAGCAGACAGCTGCCGTGACTCTGGCGCCGGTATTCCTGGTGGCCTTCGCTTTTGACCATCGCCGTATCCCTCTTGCCGCTCTTACCGCCATCTTGGTTGGAGGTGGCATCATGCTGGAGATCAATCAAACGAGTGCTGGCTGGTTACGATTCTATCTCTTCGATCTACCGGCGACTCACGATCTTCATTATCGGCTCGCCAGTCGGCTCTTCTCGGATCAACTCATTCCGGAATTGCCCCTAGGCTTTGTTGCAATTGTCACGCTGATAGCAGCCGCTACGATGGCACCGCGAATGAAATCGAGATTGCTGTGGGGAGCATTTGCAATTGGTGTCATAGGATCATGCTCGATGAGTTATACCCATCTGGGTAGCTACCTAAATGTGCTCATCCCGATCTACGCGGTGGCTGCGGTCGCAATCCCCGTCTGCTCGGCAAGGGCAATGTCATTCGCGGGCTCACAGCCGTCACGTGCCCTCTCCAAGATGTCTTTGCTGATCCCGCTACTCGTGGTCGGACAGTTGACGATGTTGCTCTATCCCCCGGGTCGACACCTACCGTCTAAAGCAGACGCAGAAGCAGGCCGGCAGTTACTCAACAAGATTGCCAAAGTCGAGGGTGATGTCATAGTACCACACTTTGCCAATCTTACAGCCCGAGCTGGCAAATCACACTGGTTACATCAAATGGCCCTAAACGATATCAACAAGAGCCAATATACGTCTCTGGCAGCGATGCTCGAGCGTGACATCCGACAATGCATAACCGAGAGGCGATTCAGTGGAATTGCCATTGGCCGCTACCATGACGGCTGGATCGATAAGGCCTTCTACCGAGAGGGTGGACGACTCTTCGGAGACACGGGCGTATTCTGGCCGCGGGAGGGATTCCATCTCCGCCCTGAATTCCTTTTCATACCCGATGATCACACCTCTACAACCTCCGACCAAGTTAGTCAGTTGGTCACCCCGAAGTCCTTCTCCAGCACGTCGGCTGCTTCGACAAAGAGTGAATCGTTGGTCATTCGAAAGAGAGTCCGAAGTTGTTCGATGTGA
- a CDS encoding sigma-70 family RNA polymerase sigma factor, whose amino-acid sequence MAKQSLKYRDEDRSLDLYLREIGETPLITADEEVRLARKIKQGDKKALEKLTKANLRFVVSVAKQYQNQGLSLADLINEGNIGLIKAAKRFDETRGFKFISYAVWWIRQAILQALAEQSRIVRLPLNRVGTLHKIGKISSRLEQGLGRLPSAEEIAKELELTEGEVADTLKISNSHLSLDAPFSTSEDNSLIDVLEDEMQPSPDESLLSQSLRVEIEKALDSLTPREAEVINLYFGLNHEKALTLEEIGARFSLTRERVRQIKEKAIRRLRHASRSRSLRAYLN is encoded by the coding sequence GTGGCTAAACAATCCCTAAAATATCGCGATGAAGATCGGTCTCTGGACCTCTATCTCCGCGAAATCGGGGAAACACCTCTCATTACCGCCGACGAGGAAGTGCGGCTGGCCAGGAAAATAAAGCAGGGCGATAAAAAGGCCCTGGAAAAACTGACCAAGGCCAATCTGCGTTTCGTGGTGTCGGTGGCCAAACAGTATCAGAACCAGGGTCTGTCCCTTGCCGACTTAATCAATGAAGGTAACATAGGACTCATTAAAGCGGCCAAAAGGTTTGACGAGACTCGCGGGTTCAAGTTTATCAGTTACGCCGTCTGGTGGATTCGGCAGGCGATTCTTCAGGCTCTGGCCGAACAGAGTCGTATCGTAAGGTTGCCGCTTAACCGGGTCGGTACTCTGCATAAGATAGGTAAGATTTCCAGTCGCCTGGAGCAGGGCCTCGGCCGTCTGCCCTCGGCGGAAGAAATCGCCAAGGAGCTGGAGCTGACCGAGGGTGAGGTTGCCGACACCCTCAAGATATCCAACTCGCATCTGTCACTCGATGCACCGTTCTCTACCTCCGAGGATAATTCGTTGATCGATGTCCTCGAGGATGAAATGCAGCCTTCACCGGACGAATCATTGCTCAGCCAGTCGTTGCGGGTCGAGATCGAGAAGGCGCTCGACTCCCTTACCCCGCGCGAAGCCGAGGTGATCAACCTCTACTTCGGGCTGAACCATGAGAAGGCTTTGACGTTGGAAGAGATCGGGGCTCGGTTTTCGCTCACTCGTGAGCGAGTGCGCCAGATCAAGGAAAAGGCGATTCGTCGCCTGCGGCATGCCTCGCGCAGCCGTTCTCTCCGCGCCTATCTGAACTGA
- a CDS encoding trypsin-like peptidase domain-containing protein has protein sequence MAVIFTAIGVLIAPNFRTSIPPASGDVSGLVQADVYPLIEQNGEYVSPFVAVVEKVQDAVVNVSARSRTERVAWWQPQGVQTSSGSGFFFRDDGYILTNNHVVEGAEELWVHTSSGYNYEAKLVGNDPQTDLAVIKVEPEEEIHTIPFGNSDDVKVGEWAIAIGNPFPQQGLDRSVTVGVISAMGRSNLQFGRETPDYQSYIQTDASINPGNSGGPLLNLKGECIGVNAAISSPTGASVGIGFAIPINLARAIVPDLITSGKAHRGWLGVWFHEVTQREAKRQNMDRVIGITIDSVFAGSPADVAGLRTGDIVVKFNDQSVDNAGKLSVLVSTAKGGAPVPIEVIRDGQKLNFTTQVVDRDQFLSNLPEETVTPSEDARIWLGMEITTATRQLARATGNDFVEGVYILRVYPNSAADLASIVRGSVIIQVGDRPVQSVDELQALVEKMGRVSRVSLIVLEPSGSLTRKEIRL, from the coding sequence ATGGCTGTTATTTTCACCGCTATCGGTGTTCTAATCGCCCCTAATTTCCGAACTTCTATCCCGCCCGCCTCGGGGGATGTGTCAGGTTTGGTACAGGCCGACGTATACCCTTTAATCGAGCAGAACGGTGAGTACGTTTCTCCGTTCGTAGCGGTGGTCGAGAAGGTCCAGGATGCGGTAGTAAACGTTTCGGCCCGTTCGCGCACTGAACGTGTCGCCTGGTGGCAACCTCAGGGAGTTCAGACATCGTCGGGCAGCGGTTTTTTCTTCCGTGACGACGGCTATATCCTGACCAATAACCATGTTGTCGAAGGGGCTGAGGAGCTTTGGGTTCATACCTCATCAGGTTATAACTACGAGGCCAAGCTGGTTGGCAACGATCCCCAGACCGATCTGGCCGTTATCAAGGTCGAACCGGAAGAAGAGATTCATACTATCCCGTTCGGTAATTCCGATGATGTCAAGGTCGGTGAATGGGCCATAGCTATCGGTAATCCCTTCCCGCAGCAAGGCTTAGACAGATCGGTTACGGTTGGAGTCATCTCGGCTATGGGTCGAAGCAATTTACAATTCGGCCGGGAGACACCTGATTATCAGAGTTATATCCAGACGGACGCTTCGATCAATCCGGGTAATTCGGGCGGCCCGCTGTTGAATCTCAAGGGAGAATGTATCGGCGTCAATGCCGCGATCAGCAGCCCAACCGGTGCTTCAGTAGGAATTGGTTTTGCCATCCCGATCAACCTGGCCCGGGCTATCGTTCCAGACTTGATAACCAGCGGTAAAGCTCATCGCGGCTGGCTCGGGGTATGGTTCCACGAGGTAACCCAGCGTGAAGCTAAAAGACAAAATATGGACCGGGTTATCGGCATCACCATTGATTCCGTCTTTGCCGGCTCTCCGGCCGATGTTGCCGGTCTGCGGACCGGAGATATTGTGGTTAAGTTTAACGACCAGTCGGTCGATAACGCCGGAAAGTTGTCGGTTCTGGTATCGACAGCGAAAGGTGGGGCACCGGTTCCGATCGAGGTAATCCGAGACGGACAAAAACTTAATTTTACGACTCAGGTCGTGGACCGGGATCAATTTCTCTCCAACTTGCCCGAGGAAACCGTAACTCCGAGCGAAGACGCACGGATCTGGTTGGGCATGGAAATAACTACCGCCACTCGCCAGTTGGCGCGAGCCACCGGTAACGATTTCGTTGAAGGAGTTTATATCCTTCGGGTCTACCCCAACTCGGCGGCGGATCTGGCCTCGATCGTGCGGGGGTCGGTAATAATACAGGTGGGAGATCGACCGGTGCAATCGGTGGATGAACTGCAGGCACTGGTTGAAAAGATGGGACGTGTTTCCCGGGTGTCGTTGATCGTACTGGAGCCATCCGGATCGCTGACACGTAAGGAAATACGGTTATAA
- a CDS encoding class II aldolase/adducin family protein, whose amino-acid sequence MLSPFVIRKEMAEIGRRLYERGMLAGSDGNISVRLDEDRVMITPSGLAKGRMTPDDLVIVNFAGKLLQGKGKPSSEMAMHLAVYREREDIQACVHSHAPHATSFAVAGIPLGEDILPEVVLFVGKIPLTDYAPPGTDAVPKSLEPHLENSNAFLLRNHGLLTIGRSLEEAYNRHETVEHYAHIVALARRLGNVDTIPSEDFQRLEKMRARLDKFWDQKS is encoded by the coding sequence ATGCTCTCACCGTTTGTGATCAGAAAAGAAATGGCCGAAATCGGCCGCCGTCTCTACGAGCGTGGTATGCTGGCCGGTTCCGACGGCAATATCAGTGTCCGTCTCGATGAAGATCGGGTAATGATAACTCCTTCCGGATTGGCCAAAGGACGAATGACGCCGGATGACCTGGTAATCGTCAATTTTGCCGGTAAGCTCCTGCAGGGGAAAGGAAAACCCTCCTCGGAAATGGCCATGCATCTGGCCGTTTACCGCGAGCGTGAGGATATCCAGGCTTGCGTTCACTCTCACGCGCCACACGCCACCTCGTTTGCTGTAGCCGGAATTCCCCTTGGTGAAGACATTCTGCCGGAAGTGGTGTTGTTTGTCGGTAAAATTCCGTTAACCGATTATGCTCCGCCAGGGACCGATGCCGTTCCGAAATCGCTCGAACCGCATCTGGAAAACAGCAATGCCTTTCTGCTGCGTAACCACGGCCTCCTGACCATCGGTCGGTCGCTGGAGGAAGCTTATAATCGCCATGAGACGGTTGAGCATTATGCTCACATTGTGGCCCTGGCACGCCGTTTGGGGAACGTCGACACCATTCCTTCGGAAGATTTTCAACGCCTCGAAAAAATGCGGGCCAGACTCGATAAGTTCTGGGATCAGAAATCCTGA